In Solanum stenotomum isolate F172 unplaced genomic scaffold, ASM1918654v1 scaffold6733, whole genome shotgun sequence, a single genomic region encodes these proteins:
- the LOC125852911 gene encoding uncharacterized protein LOC125852911: protein MSPLLPLLPNPNNLRNRSKGFGLGLTFPNSFRKMVPLPAPELKRLRRSAMVLGVSNALIIIMGILIVIVAHSTCGENDGTAPVILMIMVSIIRIGAMIGTGIAQQHTASSILTSQTDLPDSQLAIRQQRRRKYRRLLLWTRIASVITILQLLGAVFLLFTVTNLLHRDTASSNCLRGILSNGSKWQRNMLIFFMVIISYVAPVQCIAGADVLRWRSFYATEDNAWRAHYREVFDHGIREALCCLGRVKYLTVLEEDEVCSVAQLLGDLVTYRASGTGHLELLAGLALLQNPSSFSKSYEESVAVPIERMRKAAFYHPFAEAAYTGLLLDIGRNPVLFSCSWLYRQGILAPWLWNRRPLLEGDNWWRGHAAAFLKHVHLSAHMLRKGRVNQGKCKAAYFIVVLHNVKSVVIAVRGTETPEDLITDGLGRECCLTEEELDSLLNGDHCDPCIRQRVVSSTPHYAHSGVVEAARDLYVQVDGNYGDGGFLSSLLGVGCECEGYGVQIVGHSLGGAIAAVLGMKLRKQYPDLHVYTYGALPCVGLVVADACSEFITSIVNNDEFSARLSVASIMRLQAAALKALSEDGTIDITTILKLAHHFTSLTVCQKSMNDGESSVNSLTAMSSCTNQINHSQLENGSAKREAGSSVLHDIDTDFSCDDEIVSTESSNHFSSPFNCSTSESSPFSDPLTEFMEAVPSSENKSSLSIPELYLPGLVIHIVPQKDGLHKPLWKRWKSWERRCRFRAYVAKREAFKDIIVSPYMFLDHLPWRCQNALENILKTGQLKTPDDASEIV from the exons ATgtctcctcttcttcctcttttaccCAATCCAAATAATCTGCGGAACCGTTCAAAGGGATTTGGATTGGGTTTGACATTTCCCAATTCATTCCGCAAAATGGTGCCTTTACCGGCACCGGAATTGAAGAGGTTAAGGAGGTCAGCCATGGTGTTGGGTGTTTCCAATGCCCTTATCATTATCATGGGAATTCTTATTGTTATCGTCGCTCATTCTACATGTGGGGAAAACGACGGTACTGCGCCTGTTattcttatgattatggtttCTATTATTAGGATTGGTGCTATGATCGGAACTGGTATTGCTCAGCAACATACAGCTTCCAGTATTTTAACTTCTCAGACCGATTTGCCTGATTCTCAGCTTGCTATTCGACAACAAAGACGG AGGAAATATAGGAGACTGTTATTGTGGACTCGAATTGCCTCAGTAATTACAATACTGCAACTTCTTGGGgctgtttttcttttgttcacTGTCACCAATCTTTTGCATCGTGATACAGCATCAAGCAACTGTCTGAGAG GGATTCTCTCAAATGGTTCGAAGTGGCAACGCAACatgcttattttttttatggttatTATATCTTATGTGGCTCCAGTACAATGTATTGCTGGGGCTGACGTCTTGAGATGGAGGTCTTTCTATGCAACAGAAGATAATGCTTGGAGGGCACATTATAGGGAGGTATTTGATCATGGCATTCGTGAAGCTTTGTGCTGTCTGGGACGGGTCAAATACTT GACTGTGCTAGAGGAAGATGAAGTTTGTTCTGTGGCACAGTTACTTGGTGATCTTGTCACTTACCGTGCATCTGGAACAGGTCATTTGGAGCTCTTGGCAG GACTAGCTTTATTGCAGAATCCTTCTTCCTTCTCTAAATCGTATGAAGAGTCGGTGGCTGTACCCATTGAAAGGATGCGCAAGGCTGCTTTCTACCATCCATTTGCTGAAGCAGCCTACACG GGTCTATTACTGGATATAGGAAGAAATCCTGTACTTTTTTCTTGTTCATGGCTCTATAGGCAAGGCATTCTTGCTCCTTGGCTTTGGAACAG GCGACCTTTACTAGAAGGTGACAACTGGTGGCGAGGTCATGCAGCAGCCTTCTTGAAACATGTTCATTTGTCAGCACATATGCTCAGAAAAGGGCGTGTTAATCAA GGGAAGTGTAAAGCAGCATACTTTATTGTGGTTTTGCATAATGTGAAATCTGTTGTAATTGCTGTGAGGGGAACTGAGACCCCCGAAGACCTCATAACTGATGGTTTAGGCAGGGAATGCTGCCTTACTGAAGAAGAATTAGATAGCCTGCTAAA TGGCGATCATTGTGACCCATGCATTCGTCAAAGAGTGGTTTCATCCACTCCACACTATGCACACTCCGGGGTAGTTGAGGCCGCACGTGATCTTTACGTGCAAGTAGATGGAAATTATGGAGATG GTGGATTTCTCTCCTCATTGCTGGGAGTAGGATGTGAGTGTGAGGGATATGGTGTGCAAATAGTGGGACATTCCCTTGGAGGAGCGATTGCTGCAGTACTGGGAATGAAG CTACGCAAACAGTACCCAGATTTACACGTCTACACATATGGTGCTCTCCCATGTGTGGGTCTGGTGGTAGCAGATGCTTGTTCAGAATTCATTACCAG CATTGTAAACAATGATGAATTTTCAGCGCGCCTTTCAGTAGCATCAATTATGAGACTCCAAGCAGCTGCACTTAAGGCGCTATCAGAAGATGGCACTATTGATATTACAACAATTCTTAAACTTGCTCACCACTTTACTTCATTGACTGTCTGTCAGAAAAGCATGAACGATGGAGAATCGTCAGTGAATTCTTTGACAGCAATGTCAAGTTGTACAAACCAAATCAACCATAGCCAACTTGAAAATG GATCGGCAAAGCGTGAAGCAGGATCCTCTGTTTTGCATGACATAGATACAGATTTTAGCTGTGATGATGAAATCGTGTCAACTGAATCATCAAATCATTTCAGCAGTCCATTCAATTGCTCCACTTCTGAATCAAGTCCATTTAGTGATCCTTTAACCGAATTTATGGAGGCTGTTCCATCTTCTGAAAATAAGTCATCATTGAGTATCCCAGAGTTGTATTTACCTGGTCTTGTTATCCATATTGTGCCACAGAAGGATGGTCTTCATAAACCATTGTGGAAGCGCTGGAAAAGTTGGGAGAGAAGATGCAGGTTTAGGGCGTATGTAGCGAAAAGAGAAGCATTCAAAGATATAATAGTATCACCATACATGTTCCTGGACCATCTACCTTGGAG ATGTCAGAATGCACTGGAAAACATACTGAAGACTGGACAACTTAAAACTCCAGATGATGCATCTGAAATTGTGTGA